One segment of Tenrec ecaudatus isolate mTenEca1 chromosome 1, mTenEca1.hap1, whole genome shotgun sequence DNA contains the following:
- the DIRAS3 gene encoding GTP-binding protein Di-Ras3 — translation MAGEPPFQMLRGHPYQRLTSGEGEERPRGRFASMGNCCFGLRERLMRRLSPLPTLLVIRAFMPQKRCKDYRVVVLGSSGVGKSALVQRWVRGTFRDSYLPTIEDTYRQVMSCNNSVGALHITDTTGSHRYPGLKRLAIAKGHAFVLVYSVTKKQTLEELKADYELIREIKGNNMQKCPIILVGAKCEESRRELTMRDGAIYALEWNCTFVETSAKTDFNIKELFFMLLNHEKKPAACLQLPQKKSPKATEKLLGKCIIM, via the exons ATGGCGGGCGAACCACCGTTCCAGATGCTGCGGG gccatCCCTACCAGCGCCTGACCTCCGGAGAAGGAGAAGAGCGACCTCGCGGGCGATTTGCCAGCATGGGCAACTGCTGCTTTGGCCTAAGAGAAAGGCTGATGCGCCGTCTGAGTCCTCTGCCCACCCTGCTGGTGATCCGCGCCTTCATGCCCCAGAAGCGGTGCAAAGATTACCGCGTGGTGGTGCTGGGCTCTTCCGGCGTGGGCAAGAGCGCGCTGGTGCAGAGATGGGTGCGCGGCACCTTCCGCGACAGCTACCTGCCGACCATCGAAGACACCTACCGCCAGGTGATGAGCTGCAACAACAGCGTGGGTGCCCTGCACATCACCGACACCACTGGCAGCCACCGCTACCCTGGCCTGAAGCGCCTGGCCATTGCCAAGGGCCACGCCTTCGTCCTGGTCTACTCCGTTACCAAGAAGCAGACCCTGGAGGAGCTGAAGGCCGACTATGAGCTGATCCGCGAGATCAAAGGTAACAACATGCAGAAGTGCCCGATCATTCTGGTGGGTGCCAAATGCGAAGAGAGCCGCCGCGAGCTGACCATGAGAGATGGGGCCATCTACGCGCTGGAGTGGAATTGCACCttcgtggagacctctgccaagaCCGACTTCAACATCAAGGAGCTGTTCTTCATGCTGCTGAACCACGAGAAGAAGCCGGCTGCCTGCCTCCAGCTCCCCCAGAAGAAATCCCCCAAGGCCACCGAGAAGCTGCTGGGCAAGTGCATTATCATGTAA